The Seleniivibrio woodruffii genome contains a region encoding:
- the gatB gene encoding Asp-tRNA(Asn)/Glu-tRNA(Gln) amidotransferase subunit GatB, whose amino-acid sequence MKKMSYEPVIGLEVHVQMATDSKIFCTCSNKFGSEPNTNVCPVCLGMPGVLPVLNEKVVEYTVKAGLALNCQIRTKSVFARKNYFYPDLPKAYQISQYELPICEHGYIDIELEDGTQKRIGITRIHIEEDAGKLNHEDGYSLVDLNRTGTPLMEIVSEPDLRSAEEAKAYLTKLKTILEYVEVSDCNMEEGSMRCDANVSIRPDSNAPFGTRAEIKNVNSFRNVERAIKHEQKRQEKVLSEGGKVVQETRLFNADTGTTASMRGKEDAHDYRYFPDPDLVPIVLEDKFINDLKEWMPELPDAKRARFISEYGLPGIDADFLVSVKAYAEYFEQAVKAHNNPKGVCNWVMGELMRRLNDKQCTIFEAGITPEHLAEVVKLIDEGKISGNIAKQVFDESAETGKKPSAIVEEKGLVQNSNEDELENIVRQVLEANPAETERFKNGEAKLQGFFMGQIMKASKGKANPGIVAPILKKLTS is encoded by the coding sequence ATAAAGAAAATGAGCTATGAACCCGTAATAGGACTTGAAGTACACGTGCAGATGGCTACCGACAGCAAAATATTCTGCACCTGTTCAAATAAATTCGGCTCAGAGCCGAACACCAACGTTTGCCCTGTCTGCCTCGGAATGCCCGGCGTTCTGCCCGTTCTGAACGAAAAGGTTGTGGAATACACCGTCAAGGCAGGCCTTGCGCTTAACTGCCAGATACGCACAAAAAGCGTATTCGCCAGAAAGAACTATTTTTATCCAGACCTGCCCAAGGCATATCAGATATCCCAGTATGAACTGCCAATCTGCGAGCATGGCTACATCGACATAGAGCTTGAAGACGGCACACAGAAACGCATCGGCATAACCCGTATCCACATCGAAGAGGATGCCGGCAAGCTGAACCACGAGGACGGATACAGCCTTGTTGACCTGAACCGCACGGGAACCCCCCTTATGGAGATTGTTTCCGAGCCCGACCTGCGCAGTGCGGAAGAGGCAAAGGCATATCTTACAAAACTTAAAACCATCCTTGAATACGTTGAAGTTTCCGACTGCAACATGGAAGAAGGCTCAATGAGATGCGATGCCAACGTATCCATCCGCCCCGACTCTAACGCACCCTTCGGAACAAGAGCGGAAATCAAGAACGTAAACTCTTTCAGAAACGTTGAAAGAGCCATAAAGCATGAGCAGAAGCGTCAGGAGAAGGTTCTCTCCGAGGGCGGCAAGGTAGTACAGGAAACACGCCTTTTCAACGCCGACACGGGCACCACAGCCTCCATGAGGGGCAAAGAGGATGCCCACGACTACCGCTATTTTCCCGACCCAGACCTTGTGCCCATCGTCCTTGAGGACAAGTTCATAAACGACCTGAAAGAGTGGATGCCGGAACTTCCTGACGCAAAACGTGCACGCTTCATCAGCGAATACGGCCTGCCCGGCATTGATGCGGATTTTCTTGTGTCCGTAAAGGCATATGCCGAGTATTTCGAACAGGCGGTAAAGGCTCACAACAACCCCAAAGGCGTCTGCAACTGGGTAATGGGCGAGCTGATGCGCAGACTGAACGACAAACAATGCACCATCTTCGAGGCGGGAATAACTCCCGAACACCTTGCAGAAGTGGTCAAACTGATAGATGAAGGCAAGATAAGCGGAAACATCGCAAAACAGGTTTTCGACGAATCCGCCGAAACAGGTAAAAAGCCTTCCGCAATCGTTGAAGAGAAGGGACTGGTTCAGAACAGCAACGAGGACGAACTGGAAAACATAGTCCGTCAGGTGCTTGAGGCCAACCCCGCAGAAACGGAAAGATTCAAAAACGGCGAAGCAAAACTTCAGGGCTTCTTCATGGGGCAGATAATGAAAGCCTCAAAAGGCAAAGCAAACCCCGGAATTGTTGCGCCGATACTTAAGAAATTAACCAGCTAG
- a CDS encoding 2-oxoacid:acceptor oxidoreductase subunit alpha produces the protein MEKTFVWKVGGPAGFGITTLGPVFAKILKDCGYFIHGYLEYPSLIRGGYNSYQMVFGRTPVTAPKKRIDLYIALDDVCFERETFDDDTIVIGDFDNLKKADGIKGIKCNVPLKKIVEDLNGKDIMRNTAALGASVAALGLPREVMTEIVAASYPGKISKPNVDAAQAGFDACSCKIQLETAKNGACKSMAVMTGNEAVCIGAIRAGVSFFSTYPMTPASSILHYLAKEARNYHITVKHAEDEIAGILMAIGASHAGARAMTGTSGGGFALMNEGFGLAAITEIPLVVALSQRPGPATGMPTWTEQADLQYALHASQGEFVRAIYSPADLEEAYKFTVDAFNLADKYQIPVIVLLDKFLSESHFMTDKMSSDYGTMDRGLIFKGNPEKPNEHFKRYEETENGVPTRSIPGTPGGLFVAGSNEHDKFGFVTDAADNRVYQTDRRFRKEPFIAAEMPHPYLIGKEDAKLTFVCFGSMKQILLEAMKHDDRFNFIYFPSVHPLNWEKIKPLFAGRNLVAFENNRTAQLRALIAENTGIYIQKTCLKYDGRPFFTEEVLEYVGEALK, from the coding sequence ATGGAAAAAACTTTTGTATGGAAAGTGGGCGGCCCCGCCGGTTTCGGCATAACCACGCTAGGGCCTGTTTTCGCAAAGATCCTTAAGGACTGCGGCTACTTCATTCACGGATATCTGGAATATCCCTCACTCATCAGAGGCGGATACAACAGCTATCAGATGGTGTTCGGAAGAACCCCCGTAACAGCTCCGAAAAAGCGTATCGACCTGTACATCGCTCTGGACGATGTCTGCTTTGAGCGGGAAACTTTTGATGACGACACCATCGTAATAGGCGATTTCGACAACCTGAAAAAGGCTGACGGCATAAAGGGCATCAAGTGCAACGTGCCCCTTAAAAAGATTGTGGAAGACCTGAACGGAAAAGATATCATGCGAAACACTGCGGCACTGGGTGCCTCTGTTGCGGCGCTGGGTCTGCCCCGTGAGGTTATGACGGAAATTGTTGCGGCAAGCTACCCCGGCAAGATATCCAAACCCAACGTCGATGCGGCTCAGGCGGGCTTTGATGCCTGCTCATGCAAAATCCAGCTTGAAACTGCAAAGAACGGAGCCTGCAAAAGCATGGCGGTTATGACGGGAAACGAGGCCGTATGCATCGGAGCGATCCGTGCGGGGGTGTCATTTTTCAGCACCTACCCCATGACGCCAGCATCATCCATCCTGCATTATCTGGCAAAGGAAGCCCGCAACTATCATATAACCGTTAAGCACGCAGAGGACGAGATAGCCGGTATCCTTATGGCCATAGGCGCATCCCATGCGGGCGCAAGAGCCATGACAGGAACATCCGGCGGCGGTTTCGCCCTGATGAACGAAGGCTTCGGTCTGGCGGCCATAACCGAGATTCCCCTCGTTGTCGCACTCTCCCAGAGACCCGGCCCCGCAACGGGCATGCCCACATGGACAGAGCAGGCCGACCTGCAGTATGCGCTCCATGCATCACAGGGCGAATTCGTAAGAGCTATCTATTCGCCCGCCGACCTTGAAGAGGCATACAAATTTACAGTGGACGCTTTCAACCTTGCAGATAAATATCAGATACCCGTCATAGTACTTCTGGACAAATTCCTGTCCGAATCCCACTTCATGACGGACAAAATGTCCTCCGACTACGGAACCATGGACAGAGGGCTTATCTTTAAAGGCAATCCCGAAAAACCCAACGAGCATTTCAAAAGATATGAGGAGACTGAGAACGGCGTTCCCACCAGAAGCATCCCCGGCACACCCGGCGGACTCTTTGTGGCTGGCAGCAACGAACACGACAAGTTCGGATTCGTAACGGATGCCGCCGACAACAGGGTATACCAGACCGACAGACGCTTCAGAAAGGAGCCGTTCATTGCGGCTGAGATGCCCCATCCATATCTGATAGGCAAAGAGGATGCGAAACTGACCTTCGTCTGCTTCGGTTCCATGAAGCAGATACTGCTTGAAGCAATGAAGCATGACGACAGGTTCAACTTCATCTATTTCCCCTCCGTGCATCCGCTCAACTGGGAAAAGATAAAGCCGCTGTTCGCAGGCAGAAACCTTGTTGCCTTCGAAAACAACAGAACCGCACAGCTTCGTGCGCTCATAGCCGAAAACACGGGAATATACATTCAGAAGACCTGTCTTAAATATGACGGTCGCCCCTTCTTCACCGAAGAAGTGCTCGAATACGTAGGGGAGGCGCTTAAATGA
- the gatA gene encoding Asp-tRNA(Asn)/Glu-tRNA(Gln) amidotransferase subunit GatA, with protein sequence MLGYTLKQLSEALQKKEFSSAELTQFYLDRIQKYDGEIAAYNFVNENVLTQAKAVDERRAKGEALPAYAGIPMALKDLIIQKDMPATCSSRILEGFVPPFQGTAAQLLEDAGFLCLGKLSMDEFAMGSSNETAYYKKTKNPWDTTRVPGGSSGGSAAAVAAGLTTFALGSDTGGSIRQPASLCGITGMKPTYGRVSRFGLIAFASSLDQIGPMTATIQDNAAVLSVIGKYDKKDSTSLDVAQEDYTKYLTGDVKGMKIGVPREYFAEGITAEVRECVNNAIKAYEAMGCEIVDISMPHTEYAVATYYIIATAEASSNLGRYDGIRFGYRAEADSLKDMFYETRSQGFGDEVKRRIMLGTYVLSAGYYDAYYIKAQKVRTLIKQDFVDAFEKVDAIICPTSPTTAFKAGEKMSDPLQMYLSDINTISLNLYGGCGLSMPCGFGSDGMPIGVQLLGKYFDEGRLYNLAYAFEQQAKLPVMPEKLK encoded by the coding sequence ATGCTGGGATATACATTAAAACAACTCTCCGAAGCTCTTCAGAAAAAAGAGTTTTCCTCGGCGGAACTTACTCAGTTCTATCTGGACAGAATACAGAAATATGACGGCGAAATAGCCGCTTACAACTTTGTTAACGAAAACGTGCTGACGCAGGCAAAAGCTGTGGACGAAAGACGTGCGAAGGGCGAAGCTCTGCCCGCTTACGCAGGTATCCCCATGGCTCTGAAAGACCTTATCATTCAGAAGGATATGCCCGCAACATGCAGCTCAAGGATCCTGGAAGGCTTCGTTCCCCCTTTTCAGGGAACGGCTGCACAGCTTCTTGAGGACGCAGGGTTCCTCTGCCTCGGCAAACTGAGCATGGACGAGTTCGCAATGGGCTCATCCAACGAAACAGCCTACTACAAAAAGACAAAAAACCCATGGGATACCACCCGTGTTCCCGGCGGTTCATCAGGCGGCTCTGCGGCGGCTGTTGCGGCAGGGCTTACAACTTTCGCTCTGGGCAGTGACACAGGCGGCTCAATCCGTCAGCCCGCTTCCCTCTGCGGCATCACCGGAATGAAACCCACCTACGGAAGGGTTTCACGCTTCGGACTCATCGCATTTGCATCATCACTTGACCAGATAGGCCCCATGACGGCAACCATTCAGGACAACGCCGCCGTGCTCTCTGTCATCGGCAAATATGACAAAAAGGATTCAACCAGCCTCGACGTTGCGCAGGAGGACTACACCAAATACCTCACAGGCGACGTTAAAGGCATGAAAATAGGCGTTCCCAGAGAATACTTTGCGGAAGGTATCACCGCCGAGGTGCGTGAGTGCGTTAACAACGCAATCAAAGCATACGAGGCAATGGGATGCGAGATAGTGGACATCAGCATGCCCCACACGGAATATGCTGTGGCCACCTACTACATCATCGCAACAGCGGAAGCATCAAGCAACCTCGGACGCTACGACGGAATCCGCTTCGGATACCGTGCGGAAGCGGACAGCCTTAAAGACATGTTCTATGAGACCCGCTCCCAGGGCTTCGGAGACGAGGTTAAACGCCGCATCATGCTCGGAACCTACGTTCTCAGTGCAGGCTACTACGATGCATACTATATAAAGGCACAGAAGGTCAGAACCCTTATCAAACAGGACTTTGTGGACGCATTTGAAAAGGTTGACGCCATAATCTGCCCAACGTCCCCCACAACCGCTTTCAAAGCAGGCGAAAAGATGAGCGATCCTCTCCAGATGTACCTCAGCGACATCAACACCATTTCGCTGAACCTCTACGGCGGCTGCGGCCTCTCAATGCCTTGCGGATTCGGAAGCGACGGAATGCCCATCGGCGTTCAGCTTCTGGGCAAATATTTTGACGAGGGCAGACTCTATAACCTCGCATATGCATTCGAACAGCAGGCAAAACTGCCCGTTATGCCCGAAAAACTGAAATAA
- the gatC gene encoding Asp-tRNA(Asn)/Glu-tRNA(Gln) amidotransferase subunit GatC: MSFLIKTIEVCKVSQTVSKQDVLHIATLARLKFDDEQAERFTNDLNNILGYIEKLNELNTDNIEPTSHALDVFTVTREDKAAPSLSNEDAVRNAPKSENGMFRVPKVIE, from the coding sequence ATGTCATTTCTCATTAAAACCATAGAGGTATGCAAAGTGTCCCAAACCGTTTCAAAACAGGATGTACTGCACATCGCAACCCTCGCCAGACTGAAGTTTGACGACGAGCAGGCCGAACGATTCACAAATGACCTTAACAACATTTTAGGCTATATCGAAAAGCTGAACGAACTTAATACCGACAACATAGAACCCACTTCCCACGCACTTGACGTTTTCACCGTCACCCGTGAGGACAAAGCCGCACCCTCACTCTCGAACGAAGACGCAGTGAGAAACGCTCCCAAATCTGAAAACGGCATGTTCCGCGTGCCCAAAGTAATAGAATAA
- a CDS encoding cytochrome-c peroxidase: MKVLHKSKWADLLAVASFFALFLTFGTASADALQKEAQSLFKPIPAKAPAIKGNPATPEKVELGKMLFFEPRISKSGFISCNSCHNVGMGGVDYQPTSTGHGWKQGPRNAPTVLNSVFNVAQFWDGRAKDLAEQAKGPVQAGVEMNNTPANVVITLKSMPEYVDLFKKSFPGEKDPVTFDNMAKAIEVFEATLITPDSKFDQYLKGNTKALTKVESEGLKLFIDNGCAGCHSGVNVGGDDYYTMGVVERPADSIMKGDKGRFAVTNAKADEFSFKSPTLRNIELTGPYFHSGSVYSLKEAISIMNVAQLGSKLSTTDIEKVEAFLKTLTGKQPKVVYPILPAPTDLTLKPALD, encoded by the coding sequence ATGAAAGTATTACACAAGAGTAAATGGGCTGATTTACTCGCAGTCGCTTCATTTTTCGCTCTGTTTCTGACATTCGGAACAGCAAGCGCAGACGCCCTTCAGAAAGAGGCACAGTCTCTTTTCAAACCCATTCCTGCAAAGGCTCCCGCCATTAAAGGCAACCCCGCAACACCCGAAAAGGTTGAGCTGGGCAAAATGCTCTTTTTTGAGCCCAGAATCTCAAAAAGCGGATTCATAAGCTGCAACTCCTGCCACAACGTAGGTATGGGCGGTGTTGACTATCAACCCACTTCAACCGGCCACGGCTGGAAACAGGGTCCCAGAAACGCCCCCACAGTTCTGAACTCTGTGTTCAACGTTGCCCAGTTCTGGGACGGCAGAGCAAAAGACCTTGCAGAGCAGGCTAAAGGCCCCGTTCAGGCAGGTGTTGAAATGAACAACACACCCGCAAACGTGGTAATTACTCTGAAAAGCATGCCCGAATACGTTGACCTGTTCAAAAAATCCTTCCCCGGCGAGAAAGACCCCGTTACTTTCGACAACATGGCTAAAGCCATCGAAGTTTTCGAAGCAACGCTCATCACTCCCGATTCAAAATTTGACCAGTACCTGAAAGGCAACACAAAAGCACTTACCAAAGTTGAATCCGAAGGTCTCAAACTCTTTATCGACAACGGTTGTGCGGGATGCCACTCAGGCGTTAACGTAGGCGGCGACGACTACTACACAATGGGCGTTGTTGAAAGACCCGCCGACAGCATCATGAAAGGCGACAAAGGCCGCTTTGCAGTGACAAACGCAAAAGCTGACGAGTTCTCTTTCAAATCTCCCACACTGAGAAACATAGAGCTGACAGGCCCCTATTTCCACTCAGGCTCGGTTTACAGCCTGAAAGAGGCCATCTCCATAATGAACGTGGCACAGCTCGGTTCCAAACTTTCCACAACTGACATTGAGAAGGTTGAAGCGTTCCTGAAAACTCTGACCGGAAAACAGCCCAAGGTTGTTTACCCGATCCTCCCCGCTCCCACTGACCTTACGCTGAAACCCGCTCTCGACTGA
- a CDS encoding 2-hydroxyacid dehydrogenase — MKILVTAKLPYDVLKHLEGHEVDYNNTDDPLTPAELAERAKDADAVISMLSDKITADFMKGCPNLKVVANYAVGYNNIDVAAAKELGITVCNTPDVLTQATAELGFSLMMAAGRRIVESDKFTRDRKFRGWKSDMMLGVDFYGKTIGIFGFGRIGQAVARMAAGFNMKILYHSRSKKYSAEMAMNASFVDFEKLLRKSDFIIITAPANEGTKHKFTMDAFKQMKPTSVLVNIGRGEIVKESDLADALEQKLIFAAGLDVYEFEPVIEERLFALDNVVLAPHIGSGTTDTRAAMGALCCDSVLSVFAGKTPNNAL; from the coding sequence ATGAAGATTCTTGTGACCGCAAAACTGCCCTATGATGTGCTGAAACATCTTGAGGGGCATGAAGTTGACTACAACAACACCGATGATCCGCTGACACCCGCAGAGCTTGCCGAAAGGGCGAAGGATGCGGACGCTGTCATTTCAATGCTCAGCGACAAAATCACCGCCGATTTTATGAAAGGATGCCCGAACCTGAAGGTTGTGGCGAACTATGCGGTTGGCTATAACAACATAGACGTTGCGGCGGCAAAAGAACTGGGAATAACCGTCTGCAACACACCGGACGTGCTCACTCAGGCCACTGCGGAGCTTGGCTTTTCGCTGATGATGGCCGCCGGAAGGCGCATAGTGGAATCGGACAAATTCACCCGTGACAGAAAGTTCAGGGGCTGGAAATCCGACATGATGCTGGGGGTTGATTTCTACGGAAAGACCATAGGCATATTCGGTTTCGGACGCATCGGGCAGGCTGTTGCCAGAATGGCCGCCGGATTCAACATGAAGATACTCTATCACTCACGTTCTAAGAAATACTCTGCGGAAATGGCTATGAACGCCTCATTCGTGGACTTTGAAAAACTGCTGAGAAAATCCGACTTCATAATCATAACAGCCCCCGCAAATGAAGGCACAAAGCATAAATTCACAATGGATGCCTTTAAACAGATGAAGCCCACCTCGGTTCTGGTGAACATCGGCAGAGGGGAGATAGTTAAGGAGTCCGATCTGGCGGATGCTCTGGAGCAGAAGCTGATATTTGCCGCCGGACTGGATGTTTACGAGTTCGAGCCCGTCATCGAGGAGCGTCTTTTCGCTCTGGACAACGTGGTGCTCGCTCCCCACATCGGCAGCGGCACAACAGACACCAGAGCGGCAATGGGTGCACTCTGCTGCGATAGCGTTCTCTCTGTTTTTGCAGGCAAAACGCCTAACAACGCCCTTTAA
- a CDS encoding thiamine pyrophosphate-dependent enzyme, with amino-acid sequence MKPVEYNTGKVPNWCPGCGNFAIWNSIKKALSTLEIEPHKLALVSGIGCSGKMVNYVRSYALQTLHGRTMPVATGIKLANPEMTVLVNGGDGDGYGMGLGHLIHAIRRNINVTYIVHHNKVYGLTTGQAAPTSPEGTVTKSTPFGVVDATLNPLILAMAAGATFVARGYSGESEHLTDLIMQGINHKGFALIDVFQPCVTFGGEYKYEYYDARVTRMDKIPSHDEAIALATDQEKLSIGIYSQYERAPYEDRHPEISKHTELKDISSLVQSFV; translated from the coding sequence ATGAAACCTGTAGAATACAACACCGGAAAAGTCCCCAACTGGTGCCCCGGATGCGGAAACTTCGCCATCTGGAACAGCATTAAAAAGGCACTCTCAACCCTTGAGATAGAACCCCATAAGCTCGCTCTGGTTTCTGGCATAGGATGCTCCGGAAAAATGGTCAACTATGTCCGAAGCTACGCCCTGCAAACACTGCACGGCAGAACAATGCCCGTAGCAACGGGAATAAAGCTGGCCAACCCCGAAATGACAGTTCTGGTTAACGGCGGCGACGGCGACGGATACGGAATGGGTCTGGGACACCTCATCCATGCCATCAGACGCAACATAAACGTCACATACATAGTCCACCACAACAAGGTATACGGCCTCACCACAGGACAGGCCGCACCCACGTCTCCAGAAGGAACTGTCACCAAATCCACCCCCTTCGGAGTTGTGGACGCAACGCTTAACCCGCTGATCCTTGCCATGGCCGCAGGGGCTACCTTTGTTGCCAGAGGCTATTCCGGCGAATCGGAGCACCTCACCGACCTCATCATGCAGGGAATAAACCATAAAGGCTTTGCCCTCATAGACGTTTTCCAGCCCTGCGTGACCTTCGGCGGCGAATATAAGTATGAATACTACGACGCCAGAGTGACCAGGATGGACAAAATACCCTCCCACGACGAGGCGATAGCCCTCGCCACGGATCAGGAGAAACTCTCCATCGGAATCTACTCTCAATACGAGCGTGCACCATATGAGGACAGGCACCCAGAAATAAGCAAACATACCGAACTGAAGGATATTTCCTCTCTGGTTCAGTCCTTCGTATAA
- a CDS encoding methyl-accepting chemotaxis protein codes for MNIRTKLLAAVTAVNIIIISIYVIYASDIKRDAVYSRIDGILISSAYSVTPFLREWHEKTAKTPPTEAEYAELMETLSEPVKGTGVEYLYAVIEKDGKLFFTADAATPEEYASKDFSAYMSAYEDASPKVAEAIKTGKPQYDEFTDDWGTFRSVFLPLGSIGGYQTVICVDYSLAEIKSEVNSAILGALWRGGLLFLISTAALVLLLNPIIKNARSIISRLESMSSEGLDLRSKVDINSGDEFGKIANHFNNFIDTTRAALSDIMSQVEVITGSGRRLKTSVQEIYGGISSQGQEIEMLMQSLNEMNLSITQIAESAVETSQKSTDTLNITSDSRKSVDTTVAQIEQIAASVEQNKKFIENLQQSAEAIGSISSVINDIADQTNLLALNAAIEAARAGEHGRGFAVVADEVRKLAEKTQSSTKEIDSMIAALQGEMQGIVENFTETTRKSEKGKDIAVVIGASISRINEHTNVTSDMIGRIASAAEEQAATSEEITCKVGNINEIAHKNTDDLEEINSSAAELNSVVTELKKAVSVFRI; via the coding sequence ATGAACATCAGAACAAAACTTCTCGCCGCAGTCACCGCAGTCAATATCATCATTATTTCAATCTACGTTATCTACGCATCGGACATCAAAAGGGATGCGGTTTACAGCAGAATAGACGGAATACTCATCTCCTCTGCGTATTCTGTCACCCCGTTTCTGAGGGAATGGCATGAAAAAACGGCCAAGACGCCGCCCACAGAGGCAGAATATGCCGAGCTTATGGAAACTCTCTCTGAACCTGTTAAAGGTACGGGGGTGGAATATCTCTACGCTGTTATAGAAAAGGACGGAAAACTCTTTTTCACAGCCGATGCCGCAACGCCGGAAGAATATGCAAGCAAGGATTTCAGCGCATACATGAGCGCATATGAGGACGCAAGCCCCAAGGTTGCGGAAGCCATTAAAACCGGAAAACCTCAGTATGACGAATTTACCGATGACTGGGGCACATTCCGCTCAGTCTTTCTGCCTCTGGGCAGCATAGGCGGGTATCAGACTGTAATATGTGTGGACTACTCCCTTGCGGAAATAAAGAGCGAAGTCAACTCCGCCATTCTCGGAGCACTCTGGAGGGGCGGGCTGCTTTTTCTGATATCGACAGCCGCTCTGGTTCTGCTTCTGAATCCCATAATAAAAAATGCACGGTCGATAATAAGCCGTCTGGAGAGCATGTCGTCAGAAGGGCTTGACCTGCGCTCGAAAGTTGACATCAACTCAGGGGACGAGTTCGGAAAAATAGCGAACCATTTCAATAACTTTATAGACACCACCCGTGCCGCACTCTCGGACATCATGAGCCAGGTGGAGGTTATAACAGGTTCCGGCAGGAGACTTAAAACCAGTGTTCAGGAGATATACGGCGGGATAAGCTCGCAGGGGCAGGAGATAGAGATGCTGATGCAGTCGCTGAACGAGATGAACCTCAGCATAACCCAGATAGCCGAAAGCGCAGTGGAGACATCGCAGAAATCCACCGACACGCTTAACATAACCTCCGACAGCAGAAAATCCGTCGACACAACAGTGGCGCAGATCGAGCAGATAGCCGCAAGCGTTGAGCAGAACAAAAAATTCATAGAGAATCTTCAGCAGTCCGCAGAGGCAATCGGCTCAATCAGCAGCGTTATAAACGATATCGCCGACCAGACCAACCTGCTGGCGCTGAACGCCGCAATTGAGGCCGCAAGAGCCGGAGAACACGGCAGAGGTTTCGCAGTGGTGGCGGACGAGGTGCGGAAGCTGGCGGAAAAGACCCAAAGCTCAACCAAAGAGATAGACAGCATGATAGCCGCTCTTCAGGGCGAGATGCAGGGCATAGTTGAGAACTTTACCGAAACGACAAGAAAGTCTGAGAAAGGCAAAGATATAGCCGTTGTTATCGGCGCTAGCATAAGCAGGATAAACGAACATACGAACGTCACATCGGATATGATAGGCAGGATAGCCTCGGCCGCCGAAGAGCAGGCCGCAACCAGCGAGGAAATAACCTGCAAAGTTGGTAACATAAACGAGATAGCGCATAAGAATACTGATGATCTGGAAGAGATAAACAGCTCCGCCGCAGAACTTAACAGCGTTGTGACGGAGCTGAAAAAAGCAGTTTCCGTGTTCAGAATTTAA
- the mce gene encoding methylmalonyl-CoA epimerase has product MLEKIDHIGIAVRNLEEATKFYESMGAKPYHYEEVESQKVKVAFVKVGESNIELLEPTSPESPIAKYLEKKGEGIHHIAYSVANVSAALQKLKDDGASLINQEPMDGAHGKKVAFVHPKSVNGVLTELCMDGDCGCHH; this is encoded by the coding sequence ATGCTTGAGAAGATCGACCACATCGGTATAGCCGTCAGAAATCTTGAAGAGGCCACTAAGTTTTACGAGTCCATGGGCGCAAAACCTTACCACTACGAAGAGGTTGAAAGCCAGAAAGTTAAGGTTGCGTTTGTGAAGGTCGGCGAGAGCAATATTGAGCTTCTTGAGCCCACAAGCCCCGAAAGCCCCATCGCAAAATATCTTGAGAAGAAGGGCGAGGGTATACACCACATCGCATACAGCGTTGCGAATGTGTCTGCCGCACTTCAGAAACTGAAAGACGACGGCGCATCACTCATAAATCAGGAGCCGATGGACGGCGCACACGGCAAAAAGGTTGCCTTTGTGCACCCGAAAAGCGTGAACGGTGTCCTCACCGAACTCTGCATGGACGGCGACTGCGGCTGTCACCACTAA